The nucleotide window AGCCAACCCCGCGCACTGTCCGGATGAAGACCGGTGACGACGGATCATCACCGATCTTGCGCCGCACATGCCCGATATGCACGTCCACCAAATGCGGATCGCTCATCCAGCCGTCTCCCCATACGGCATCAATCAGTTGCTGCCGGGAGAAGACAATTCGAGGTTGGCCGGCCAACGCCACCAGCACCTCGAACTCGGTGCGGGTCAGGTCCACCGGTTCACCGCTTCGGTGAACTTCGCGGCCGGCGACGTCGATGTGAAGGGAGCCAAAGACAAGAGGCGGTGTGCCGAGCGCGGCGGCTTGTTCGCTGGGGCGCGGTCGGCGGAGCATAGCGCGCACTCGAGCTACTAGCTCTCGCGGGCTGAATGGTTTGGTCAGGTAGTCGTCTGCTCCGACAGAGAGACCGACCAGCTTGTCGATCTCCTCGACCCGCGCGGTCAGCATGATGATGTAGCAATCAGTGAAGGTGCGCACGGTACGACAAACCTCAATGCCATCCATCCCTGGCAGGCCCAAATCGAGAACGATGATTGCGGGGGCCCAATCTCGTGCCTTCGTCACGGCGGACTGGCCGTCGGCCGCCGTCTCAACGTCGAACCCATCTCGCTCCAAGTAGCCGGCCACCAACTCGAGCAGCGGTACCTCGTCGTCGACCACCAAGACTCGCGGACGCGGCTCCGCAGTGGTCTGTGGCCTGAAGGTCGTTGACATCATGGTCTCATTGTCCCTCCGGGTTCATCCCGGACCTCTCTGATGAGCGGCCACAGCCCATATCCCCAGTCAATCTTTGTCAAAAGCCCATTCAGTGGATTTCATCCACCGCGGGCTTGTCGCCAGCCAGGAGAATCCAACTATGCAGATCCCCCAAACGCTGACTCGGTCGTGATTTGCTGACCCTCAGCCGCGGCATTCTCAGCTGAACTTTGTCAAGTGCCGATACGGTTTTCGGGTATCCGCGTTCGCAACGTGGCCTGATCGACACCGGAGGTGACATGGACCCGCACGGCAATTCCGTAACTAAACGTCGCCAAGGACCCGCTGTCGCATACGTGTTCACTGCGGTTCTGGTGCTAACAGCCATGCTGCTAGGAATCCTGGCCATGCACTCAATAATCGGCGAACACGGCGTCGCGTCGGGGGCAGCCGAGTCCACAGCACATTCCGACACCATCCCGAGTGGCGCAGACTTCAGAACTGAGATGGCGGTCGTGGCGACAGCGGCGATGATCCCGCTAATGGCGCATGCCGAAGTTGGCCTGTTCGGTTGCGCGGACTGCATGCTCGACTGCGCCATGTGGGCGATGACCTGCGCCATCCTGCTGGTCCTGGCGTCTCTCATCATTCTCGCCCGCACCCCGGCCACGTATCGGCGCCTGCTCGAAGCGGGCGGGCGCGTCGTCTCTGTCTTTCATGGCCCTGCGCCCCATCTTTTCCGGCCTAGCTTGGTCGTTCTTTCCATCAGTCGCACCTAAAACCGGCAATGGCCTTCGCGTCACTTGACGCCTGCCTTCACGACGCCGTATGGCGAACCGGTTTCTCACGCCTGACTCTGAATGGATTAACAATGCCCAAGCCACGTACCAACCTCCTTACTGCCGCGGCCATCGCGACAGCACTCACTCTCAGCGCCTGCGTCGGCGGAACCACCGATACCGGTTCATCCGCCGCCCCCAGCTCCCCCGATTCCTCCGCCTCCTCGGTCGATTTCGTCGACGCGGACGTCGAGTTCGCCCAGATGATGATCCCCCACCACGAACAGGCCGTTGAAATGAGCGACGACCTCCTTGCGAAGGACGGCATCGACCCGCGCATCGTGGATCTGGCCACCGAGATCAAGGCCGCCCAGGAGCCCGAAATCAAGCAGCTCGAATCGTGGCTGACAGCATGGGGAATGGATGACACCAGCTCCAGCGAGATGGATATGTCCGACATGGATCACGGCACGGACGGCATGATGTCCGATGACGACATGAACGCCCTCAAGTCCGCTTCCTCAGAGGACGCCGGGAAGCTTTTCCTCGAACAGATGATCGTTCATCACCAGGGCGCCATCGCGATGGCGCAGACCGAGATCGACGAGGGACAATACCCGGACGCCGTGGACATGGCCACGAACATCGTGGAGAGCCAGACCGCTGAGATTGATGTCATGAACGACATCCTCGCCACACTCTAGAACTCCCCCACCAGGATCGGGGCCGCGCATCGCGGCCCCGATCCGCGGCGTGCCCAACTCGGACACCATCTCCTCGCCTCCCTGAGGCGCAGATTGAGCGCGCCAACGTGATCGCAAGGACCACCTCCTCATGACCGCATCACCCCATCTCCCCCGCAAACAATTGCGCCTGGCCGAAAAACACCCGCACCTCAGCCGCCGAGCACAACGACCACTCCCCGCGACCCGTCGACCGGGCCGCCGCCTCAAAGGGAACTATCTCGGCTCTGCAATTCAGTGGCCCTTCCTTGTCGGAGTACCCATCACCACTGATTTCGGTCCTCGGATTCCCTCGTGCGATGGATGCTCCAGCTTCCATGAGGGCATCGATATGAACCCGGGCGTGAACACTCCGATCCAAGCGGTCGCGAATGGCGTCGTGAGAGAAGTCTCCAGCACTGGCAAAAGCGGACTGGGTGTGTACGCGATCATCGACCACATGATCGACGGGCGTCTCGTCAGCAGCCTGTACGCCCACATGACGGAAGGCACCCTGGCATTTGCTGTCGGCGACCCCGTCCTCGTCGGCCAGCTGGTGGGAAACGTTGGCAACACCGGTCAAAGTACCGGCCCACACCTTCACTTCGAGATCCTCCTTGACGGGGTCACCCCGACGGCCCCGTACGCCTGGCTGACAGACAAGGTGAGCGCATCATGACAGGCAGGCTGCGATGACCGTCATCGGATACGCGCGTGTTGCAACGCGCAAGAAGAGAGTTGATGAGCGAGAAATCGCGTTGACCTCGGCCGGCGCCGAGCGCGTATTTGTGGACCACGGCGAGTCGAGGAATAAGGCGTCGCTGCCGCAGTTTTCAGCTTGCCTGGATTACTTGCGGGCAGGTGACCTCTTGTTGGTTTGCCAGCTGAGCCAGTTGGATCGGTTGGGTCGTGACGATCGTTTGATTACGCTGCTTCATGAGCTCGGCGAACGCGGCATCGGGCTTCGTTCGCTAGCGGAACCGGCGATCGATACGACCGGCCCCTCAGGCCGGGCCCTCTTCGATATCATCGCTGTGTTCACTCAGCTGCGTACTGAGTCGATCCAGGTGCACCGGCGCGATGGCCCCGCACCGGCTCGAGCACATGGGCGCAACGGCGCACGCCCCACAGATATGACAAACGAGAGGATCGCTGTAGCTATCGATATGCGCGAAAGGGGCGCCACGATTGACACGATCGCCACCACTCTCGGCGTCGACAACGTCACTGTGCAACGCGCGCTCCTGAGCAACCCGGACGGACAGCCGAAGTTGGCGCGCGATGAGGGATGATGTCGGGCAGACGAGCCCGCTGCCCGTCTCGCGTCACCTCACGTAGGAGACCAGGCCGATCATGCCGCGAGCAGCGTGGTACGCGTTGTGGCAGTGGACGAGCCATTGGCCTGGATTATCAGCGTCGAATTCGACGGTGACGGTTTCCCCCGGCCGGACGATGACGGTGTCCTTGCGTGCTCCGTTGCCCGCGATCTGAAAGCTGTGTCCGTGCAGGTGCATTGGATGCCACATCATCGTGTCGTTGATCATCGTGATCTGCACCCGCTCGTTGAGGCTGACATCGAAGGCACCAGCGTAGGGGTCGTCCATGTTGAAGGTCCGCCCGTTGATGCTCCAGTCGTAGGAGTGCATCCCTCCCGTAAGTCGCATCTCGTGTCGCCGGGTCGGCGAGCGGGACGGGAGGCGGACGGATTCATCTGCTCGCAACTGACCGCCGTCGGTGACGTCACCTGTCAGAGTGGACGGCATTCGACCCGGCGAGGGTGGGGTGCCAGAACCTGTGCGGATGAGCCCGTAGGCGCTTCCGTCCTTGCCTTCGGGGAGAGCCAGAACTGGAGTGTAGCCGTCGACGACGGTGACGAGCGCGTCGATGCGTTCGCCCATTCCAAGGACAACGGCGTCCACCTGCTGGTGCTGGACGGGAAAGCCGTCGGTGTGGGTGAGGGTGATCTTCTGCCCGGGGATGCCCACCCTGTAGGCGGTGTCCCCTGCCGCGTTGATGATGCGCAAGCGGATCCGACTGCCGGGTCGGCTGTCGAACACTTCGGCCGTTTGCGGAGCCTTGCCGTTGAATAGATGGACGGGGAATGGCACGTCGCCCGCGTCACCGCCCAAGTATGGGCTGGTGAAAGTCGACCCCATTCCGCTCATGCCCGAATCCATCCCGCTCATACCCGACCCGCCGGCCAAAGCGTTCAGCGCATCGTCGGGAGTGCCCGGGAGTCCGTCGAGCCAGTCGTCGAGGAGGATGACCCATTCCTGGTCGTAGGCCATCGGTTCGTTGGGGTCATCGATGATGAGCGCTCCGGACAGCGCTCGTTCACGTTGCATGTCCACGTGGGAGTGATACCAATAGGTACCTGGTTGGTTCAGAAAGAATTGATATCTATAGTCGCTGCCTGAAGCTATCCCTTTTTGGGTGACGCCTGGCACCCCGTCCGCGTCATTTCGCAAGGCGAGGCCGTGCCAATGGACGCTCGTCGGCTCTGCCAGGTTGTTGGTCACTGGCACCTTCAAAAGGTCTCCCGTTTTTGCGCGGATGAGAGGCCCGTTAAGTGTCCCGTTGTACCCCCAGGTCGTCAGAGCAGTGCCGGCGACTACGGTGTCGAAGGTACCGGCGGTGAGGTTGTGGGTGACGGTGGCGCCGTTGGCCGTACGGCGCGCCTCGTACCGGGCGACCACGGGATCGGTCGACAGTATCCGGTCGGCCCCGGCTCGGGCGCCGGGACCAGTCGTGCATGACGCAAGGACCGCTGTGGCCGTCGCAGCCAGGGTCGCGTCCAGGAAGGTCCGTCGAGTGAAGTGGGTGACCATCATTGCTCCGTTAGCTTGGGCTCGCGGTCGAGCGCATGGCGGGCCACGTCAGCGAGGAGAGATGGCGGCGCAGTTTTTTTTCTGACAGGCGTCCGTAGCTGAACAGCTCGCCGTCGATCAAGATGCCCGGAGCAAAAACGATGCCGACCCGATTGGCAAGTTCTCGGCCTTCCGCTGATGCCAACGGAATCTCCGCGATGTCCAGGGGGTACTCTTCGCTGAGCTGCGCCAAGGTGTTCTTGGCGTTCACGCAGGATGGGCATGATTCCTGGGTCAGGACGGTGATCATCATGATCCGCTCACCCCGGCAGCCTTCATGTCGGCGAGCAGGTCGGTCATTGACACGTACATTGTGTAATCCGGTGCGCCGCCGTAGTCGGCGCGCCACTCAATCTCGCCGTCGGGCCCGACGAGGATGAAGCTGTGTCCGGCGCGGGAGTCGCCCATCATGCCGTAATCGTTCGCCCCGTACTCCTTGATGACGTCCATCTTCGTGTCCGCCAGCGCGACAGAAGCGAGCTTGTCGTCGTCCATCTTTTGCGCGATCAGGTCTACCGGTCCGCTGGTGATCGTGAGCACATCGTCGACTCCGGCGGCGGCGAGCTGGTCGGATGAGGCATCCAGGTCACGCATCTGGTCCCAGCACGGCTGGCAGCCCAGTCCCTCATGGAAGTACAAGAGCACCGACTTGCCCGAGTAGTCACTCAGATCCACGGTGTCCCCCGTTGTGGACTCCATTGCGAATCCAGGGGCCATTTCGCCTACCCCCGGAGATCCCACTGCGTAGTCGGCCGCATCGGCGCTCCTGCCCATAGGAGCGGACTGGGCCGTCTGGGCGGGCGCGGAGGGCTGCTGGGCGAGAACGAGGAAGAAGGCGCCGAAAATTGCCACGACCACGCCGGCACCGATCAGCACGACAAGGCGGTTGGTGTTCTTCCTCAGCGGCCGCATCGCTGCTGCCGGCTTCTTATTGCGTGATGCCATTACTTCGATTCCTTTGCATTGTCGTGACATGCCGGAGTGGTCGCACCGACCGCAACCTGTTCTGCCGTGTCTGGCTCTGTCGCCGAAGCGGTGTGACCGGCCTGTGGGCGTCGAGCGCGCAGCGCCTTCCACACGAGGGTGGCGAGGGCGGCGAAGACCACGAGCGCAGAGAGCCAACCGGGGATGAAACCAATGGACTGCTGGATAACCACCGCTGCGTGGTTCAGCCAAGCGGTGACCCGCACCTGCCAGCCGTCAGACGCCATGCCAATACCGCGAACCGCGATGATCATGGTGACGATGCCCATCCCGAGCATCAAGGCACCGGACAACAGGCTTGACAGCGGCAGCCGGCGCCCACCGGGCCACAACGCAACAGTGCGAGCCGTGAGCAGACGGCTATTGCTCCAATCCTTCCGGTCCCACACCAGTGCAAGGACGCAGAGCGGGGCGACCATGCCGAAGACATAGGCGACACCCACCAGCGCGGCGGTAGAAATCGACGACGCCGCCCCAGACATCGCGGCCACCCCAGCCAGCACCGGTGCACAACAGGCACTCGCCGCGCCAGAGAACACGCCCAGGCCATAAACGGAGCCGATTCCGGAGCCGGACTTCTTCCCCGACGGCATCGGGAGCATCAGCTTCCACCCCACCAACGTGGCGACACCCACGACGACCATGGCGATTCCCACGACGCTGAAGATCCAGAAGTGGTACTGCGCCAGGGCGCGGCTCACGATCGCGGCCCCCAACGCTATGGGCAGGATGATCGTGCCGACACCGGCGGCGAAAACCAGTGTCATGCCCAGAATCTGACCGCGACGGCGGAAGCTGGACGCGAAGAACGCCGGCAACATCACCGACACGCAACACGGGGCCAATAGGGCGACGATGCCGCCTAAGAACGAGGCGAGGATTGTGGTGGAGAGCAGGACCTGCTCCATGTATTGCTCCTTCAAAAGTGCACGGACTCACCGCCGTGCCGTCGGGGGGGCGGACGCCCGAGGTTCAAGCCTGGGTCGTGGTCTTTGCGGCTTCGTTAGAGCTGATGTCGGCGTGGTCGTATGAATCCTGCGTAGTGTCGGTGCTCCTATTTTTACTGCGCATCATCATGAACATCATTCCGATCATCATCACTGGGCACGCTAGAACCGCTGCGATGGGAAGCGCCTCGCCGATCGACCGGCCGGCCGCCAGGAGTCCGCCGAGGATGACGACACCGATCACGATCATGCCGATGAGATGAGACTTGCCGCCGTGGTTGTGCCCGTTCATGGACCTTCTCTTTTCTGGGGTTTGGTTTGGTGGACTGCGTCCTCCGGTGGTGTGTCAGTCCCCCGGCTATTCACGGGGAAGATCTGAGCGATCGCCCACACACCGAGAATGACGAAGACCACACAAATTCCGGCGAGAATCGGCCACGCATTCATGACCATTACTTCCTCCTATCGGAATGTCTTGTCATGACTGTGGCCCCTCTACCCGGGCCTCTCGGTGCAGGTTTGACGAAGAAACGATAAAGAATGGTCCTCATCTGCGAGGGAGCTCTCAGCCTTGGACTCCGCCAGAGCAGGGCGCGCCGGGTTCGGGGGCTTGTGGACCCTGCAGATAGGCGGAGAGGAATTCGCTCAGCCTCGGGTCGCCCGCTCTGTCTACCTGAAGCCGCTTACCCCACGTGGTGGCGATGATCGGCGCCGGAAGGTCCGGATACGGGCTCAAGATCTCGAACGAATTCGCTGCCGAGTTGGAGATAAGGATCTTCAGCTCAGCTGCACCGGAGGCAATTCCGGGAATGCGACAGTGCTGAGGACGTGCTCGCGGGTGAGCCCCGAAAAGCTCTCAACTTCGTCGATCGTGGAGCCAGCTGCAGACCTGTCATCAGACCCTGCATTCGGACTTCCGAGCAACACAAGGAGGGTGGACAGTTCCACCGTCACGGCCTACCAGTGCCGAACCGACGAGAGGGCCGATGTGGTGGAGAACGTGCGGCGTAAGGCCCGCGATCCCTCCCAAGCCCGCCGTGAAAGCCGTCCAACGTCGGGTGTGGGTCTATGTCCACCATCGCCTGCGTGCGCATCGATATCGATGGAGTTTCAGTGAAGGAACGATCAAGGAGCGAAGAAACCACATGGAAACTTCACAGTTCCTTCGAAAGTTCCATATTCGGGGGCAGAAGACTCGACGTCAGAGCGCCGCTGGCGCCAGACGAAAGGAAATTTGATGATGGGAAATTATGCAGGCGGCATGGGCGGGGCGGGTTGGATCCTGATGGTCCTGCTTTCGGTGACGCTGATCGTCGCTATCGTGTGGATGGTCGTCGGAATGGTCACCCAACCCAGACAACCATCTGCCCCAGTAGCGACGCCGGAGGCGAGGATCGATACTCCAGCCGACATCCTGAAGCGTCGGCTGGCCAGAGGCGAAATCGACACAGCGACCTACGAGGAACTCAGTTCAACCATGGAGAAGTCGCGCTAAACGCGCCGGCCTGTTGGCGATCCGTGACTTGTAGCCCCCACCGGGCGCTGGGCGGATCGTCCCTCTGGCGCCCGAGAAGGGCCCGCCGTGATCCGGGCGACCACCCGATTTCTCCCAACCGCGCTTGGACGGTTCATCAGTGATCCACGTCTCGACTTTCGTCCCCGTCACGTCATCAACCTGCGCCTCGCACCCCAGCACGACGACAATGTCTACGCCGGCTACTAGCAGCGGGGTGATGGCCTTCTGGTGCTCCTCGCCGACACCAATGCCCAGCTCCGCAAGCGGCTCCACCGTCTGAGCGTTCAGTGCAGTTCCGGGGTTTGTTCCCCCCGAGTGCGCTGTGATTCGGCCATGAACAAGCGATAGAAGTTAAACGAAAAACCCCCGAATCACCGGGGGTTTTGTTACTGCTGGGGTACCTGGACTCGAACCAAGAACAAATGATAGGCGTCTCGGCCGTGCCACTCCCCCGCAACTGGGGCGGAATCCCGCGGATTTCCGCGGTTTTCATGGATCTAGTGTACGCGCTGGCACGGACGTATACGGGCTCATTCTGGTCACGCAGCGAGGTATCTGGTTCGTTTCTGGTCACGCCGCCGACTGATTCCGGCACTGCCGGGGAGCTGACCTACATCGGCTCCGGACGTACCCTCGACCTAATACATTGACGATGCGACGATCACCGCTGTGTGGATCTGCGCTCCTCCCCAGGGCGCTGTCGTCACCTACCCCTTTGGACGCCAATACTTATGGCTATGTCCACCAAAGGTTGAGCCGGTGATCACTAAGCGCTCGCGCTACCCTCGGCAAAGCGCGACCTGGGGTCAGAGTGAGGTGGAGTCCATTGCCGGAGGGTTTCCGTTAGGAGTATCGCTGTCGGTGTACTCGCCCTCTGCCTGTGTGGCGTCGTCGCCAATTTCCGGCGTGCCGGCCGCTGCCTCGGAATCGGTGTATTCGCCATCAGCAGCGTCGTTGATCTTCATGGTTCTCCCTCTCGAACGGACGATTAGTCTATGTCGTTGCTCTGGGTAAGGACGGGCGGACGTGATGTGCGGTGTTCATCATCCGCCCGGAACTGATCCGCGGCGCCAGTCCGCTGAATGTAATGCTCTGCGGTCACCACCCGGCGATGCAGCCCTCCTAGCTACCGCGCTGGAAGCTGTCCCGTTCACTGAGGCGGTCCTCGGCGACCACGTCGGAGATCCCGAGGTGTCTTGATAGCAAATCGGCTTCATTGCTGTCGCGCGCCGGTCGCCCTACCTTCCTCTAACTTGAGTCGCGGTCGGGAAGAAACCGGTACCCCATTCCCGATTCAGTGAGCAGGTAGCGCGGCCGACTCGGGTCGGGTTCGATCTTTTTGCGTAGTTGAGCGATATATAGCCGGAGATAGCCCGTGTCGCTGATGTGCTCTGATCCCCAAATATCGGTGAGGAGACTCTGGCGGGTGACAAGTTTCCCGGCGTTCCTGACAAGCACTTCGAGGACCTGCCATTCTGTGGGCGTCAGCCGGACGAGTTCAGTCCCCGTTGGGGCGTTCCTTGTGACGCTTTTGGCGGCAAGGTCGATGGCGATATCGGCGAATCGGACTGTCGGCGCAGTTTCCTCGTTCGGGACCCGTCTGGTCAAGGCGCGAATGCGAGCGAGGAGTTCGTCGATTGAAAACGGTTTGGTGACGTAGTCGTCTGCGCCGGCGTCTAGGGCTTCGACTTTCTCTGCGGCGCCGGTTCGTCCGGATACAACCAGGATGGGGGCGAGAGTCCAGCCGCGGAGCGCTTGGATAACTTGGATCCCGTCGAGTTCAGGCATGCCGAGGTCGAGCATGAAGATGTCGGGACGATGCGCGATGGCTGAGTTGAGTGCTTCCGTGCCGTTGACTGCTGTAATGATTTCGTAGCCGCGCGCGCCGAGGGTAATTCGTAATGCGCGGAGTATCTGTGGGTCATCGTCGGCGATGAGGATCTTCATGCGGTCTCCTGGTCTACAGTCCCAGCGCGTTCAGCCTGGGTGCCAGCGTAGTTCTCTCCTGCTGTTGACTGGTCGCGTTGAGGACGTGCCTCGGGCAGGGATATAACCATCGTCAGTCCGCCGCCGGGTGTGGTCTCGGCTTCGAGGGTGCCTCCCATCCCTTCGGTGAACCCCTTGGACAGGGCGAGCCCCAGGCCGAGCCCCGTGAGGTTATCCGTGTCGCCGAGTCGTTGGAAAGGGACGAAGATGTCGTCGCGCCGTTCGGGAGAGATGCCGGGGCCATGGTCGATGACGCGGATTTCGACGGTGCCACCGAAGCTACTGGTCGAGATACGCACTCGGGTGCCGGGCGGAGCGAAGCGGGAGGCATTCGCGAGGAGATTCACCACTACTCGTTGAAGCAGTCCGTGATCGGCGACAAGAGTGGGAAGGTCCGGGTCGAGGTCAAGCTCGATAGCTTGGGGGCCGAGTTTCAGTTCGTCCAGCGACGGGAGGATCACGTCCTCTGCGTCTATGGCGTCGAGAGAGACTCCGAGAACGCCGGCTTGGACTCTGCTCACGTCGAGGAGGTTGGTCACGAGTGCGGCGAGGGTTTGCAGGCTCTCATCTGCAGTGGCGATGAGTTCGTCACGATCGCTTGCGGACCAGGTGACTTCGGTCGAGCGTAGTCCGCTGATCGCGGCGGTGGCCGCGGCGAGTGGCCGGCGGAGGTCGTGGCTGACGGCTGTGAGGAGTGCGCTTCGCACCCTGTCGGTTTCGGCCAGGGGCCCGATCTCGTTTGCGGTCGCGGTGAGAGCGGAATGCTCCATGGCGGCGTCGATTTGGGCGGCGATCACCGCAAGCAGCCGTCGTTCCGATGCCTGCAAGTCTCCCCCGTGGAGTTCGAGGCTGGCACGGACCCCCACCGGCACCGTGGTGACGTGTGCGGCCTGGGTGGGTTCTCCGTCTCTGACGAGAATCTGACCCTGTGCGATCAGGCGGACTTCCGTGAGGTTGAACGCTTCCCGCGTGCGACTGATCAACGCCTGCAGAGCGCTTTGACCCCGAAGTACGCTTCCGGAGATGGTAGCGAGCAGTTCGGACTCTGCTGCCGAGCGTTTCGCGGCTCGGGTGCGGCGGGCGGCTTGATCGACAACGTAACTGACCAGGGCTGCGTTGAGCACATACAGCACGAGCGCTAAGAGGTGCAGTGGCTCATCGACAGTGATGGTGTGGATCGGTTCGACGAAGAAGAAATCAAGAGTGAGGCCCGAGAGGAAAGCCGCAAAGAGGGCCGGCCAGATCCCGCCGATCAGAGCGACGAGTACGACCAGGAGCTGGTAGGTGAGAACATCGCTTGTGATGGATTCCGGGCTTCGGAACGACGCGAGTAGCCAGGTCACGAGTGGACCGCCGAGCAGGGCAAGGACGAAACCCAAAATGCGTCTCTTCATCGTGACAGCCCCGGCAAGTCGAGGCAGCGCGAACCGGCCTCCGGCTGCGGCGTGCGTGACGATGTGTACATCGATGTTGCCGGATTCGCGAATCACGGTGGAACCGATTCCAGGACCGGTAAGCGCGGCCATCAGGCGGCTTCTCCGGCTGACGCCGATCACGAGTTGTGTGGCATTGGCGCCCTTGGCGAATTCGACCAGGGAGTGCGGGATGTCGTCGCCGATGACCTGGTGGTAGGTTCCGCCGAGGGTCTCCACGAGGGTTCGCTGCTGGCCCAGCGCCCCCGGGTGCGTCGATCTAAGCCCGTCCTGGCTGGTGACATGCACCGCGAGGAGCTCCCCGCCGGCGGAACGTGCGGCGATCCGGGCGCCGCGCCGGATGAGGGTTTCTCCCTCCGGACCACCGGTGAGGGCGATGACGACTCGCTCTCGGGCCTCCCATTTGCTGTCGATTCCGTGTTCGGCACGATAGGACTTCAACGCGGTATCGACCTCGTCCGCCAGCCAGAGCAAGGCAAGTTCTCGCAGGGCGGTGAGGTTGCCCAATCGGAAGTAATTAGACAGGGCCGCGTCGATGCGTTCGGCTGGGTAGACCCGGCCGTCGGCCAAGCGTGCACGCAACGCTTGCGGCGCGAGGTCCACCACTTCGATCTGGTCGGCAGCGCGGAGTACTTCGTCTGGAACGGTTTCACGTTGCGGCGCACCGGTGATTTGCTGCACGACGTCGTTGAGTGATTCGATGTGCTGGATGTTGACGGTCGACATCACGTCAATTCCCGCAGCCAGCAGGGTTTCTACGTCCTGCCACCGTTTGTTGTGCGTGGAGCCAGGTGCATTCGTGTGCGCGAGCTCGTCGACTAAGGCGATGGTGGGTCTCCTCAGGATGACCGCGGCGAGGTCCATCTCGGTCAATTCGACGCCGCGGTGCAGGATCGTGGAGCGTGGGATGACCTCGAGGCCGTCGGCCATGGCGGCCGTGGCGGCGCGGCCGTGGGTTTCCACGACCGCGACCACCACATCCTGGCCTTCACCGAGGAGTCGCTTGCCTTCCTCGAGCATGGTGTAGGTTTTGCCGACGCCGGGGGCGGCGCCGAGCAGCACTCGTAACCGCCCTCGTTTCATCGTTAGGCCTGCAGGGCTTCGAGTGCAATGTTCAGCTGGAGTACGTTCACCGTCGGCTCGCCGAGATAGCCCAGGTCTCGGGACTGGACGTGAGCCTCGACCAGCGCCCGCACATCGTCCACGGGGAGATCCCGGGTGGCCGCGATACGGTCGACCTGGAGCAGTGCGTACTCCGGGCTGATGTGTGGGTCCAATCCGGACGCCGATGCAGTGAGGGCATCCGCGGGGATTTCGTCGGGGTCGACGCCGTTGAACTCTGCGATCTGCGCTTTACGCTCCTCGATCGCAGCGATCAGGTCCGTGTTCTCCGGGCCGTAGTTGGATCCGCTGGACGCGCCGGCGTCGTATCCGTCGCCAGCGGCTGAGGGGCGCGGTTGGAACCATTCCGGCAGCGGGTTGCCGTCGGCGTCGGAGAAGGACTGCCCGATGAGGGCAGATCCGACGACTTCGCCGTCCACGGTTTCGGTTGAGCCGTTCGCCTGAGCGGGCAGTGCAAGCTGGCCGATACCGGTGATGACGAGTGGGTAGGCCACGCCGAGGCCGACAGTGAGGACGAGCATGGCGCGGAGGGCGACCCAGTAGTGCGCGATGCCCGAGCGTGGTGCGCTCATGATGAGATCTTCTTTCTGATGTGGAGCACGGGGTTAGAAGCCGGGGAGCAGACCGACGATGAGGTCGATCAGCTTGATTCCGATGAAGGGCGCGATCACGCCGCCGACGCCGTAAACGAGCAGGTTGCGGCTGAGGATCTTCGATGCGCTCAGCGGACGGTACTTCACCCCACGCAGAGCCAACGGGATAAGGACGACGATGACGATGGCGTTGAAGATGATCGCCGACAGGACCGCCGACGACGGGGAATGCAGCCCCATGATGTTGAGCACGGCCAAGCCGGGGAACACTCCCATGAACATCGCCGGGATGATTGCGAAGTATTTCGCAATGTC belongs to Cryobacterium sp. SO2 and includes:
- the kdpC gene encoding potassium-transporting ATPase subunit KdpC; translation: MSAPRSGIAHYWVALRAMLVLTVGLGVAYPLVITGIGQLALPAQANGSTETVDGEVVGSALIGQSFSDADGNPLPEWFQPRPSAAGDGYDAGASSGSNYGPENTDLIAAIEERKAQIAEFNGVDPDEIPADALTASASGLDPHISPEYALLQVDRIAATRDLPVDDVRALVEAHVQSRDLGYLGEPTVNVLQLNIALEALQA
- a CDS encoding cytochrome c biogenesis protein CcdA — protein: MEQVLLSTTILASFLGGIVALLAPCCVSVMLPAFFASSFRRRGQILGMTLVFAAGVGTIILPIALGAAIVSRALAQYHFWIFSVVGIAMVVVGVATLVGWKLMLPMPSGKKSGSGIGSVYGLGVFSGAASACCAPVLAGVAAMSGAASSISTAALVGVAYVFGMVAPLCVLALVWDRKDWSNSRLLTARTVALWPGGRRLPLSSLLSGALMLGMGIVTMIIAVRGIGMASDGWQVRVTAWLNHAAVVIQQSIGFIPGWLSALVVFAALATLVWKALRARRPQAGHTASATEPDTAEQVAVGATTPACHDNAKESK
- a CDS encoding ATP-binding protein, which codes for MKRGRLRVLLGAAPGVGKTYTMLEEGKRLLGEGQDVVVAVVETHGRAATAAMADGLEVIPRSTILHRGVELTEMDLAAVILRRPTIALVDELAHTNAPGSTHNKRWQDVETLLAAGIDVMSTVNIQHIESLNDVVQQITGAPQRETVPDEVLRAADQIEVVDLAPQALRARLADGRVYPAERIDAALSNYFRLGNLTALRELALLWLADEVDTALKSYRAEHGIDSKWEARERVVIALTGGPEGETLIRRGARIAARSAGGELLAVHVTSQDGLRSTHPGALGQQRTLVETLGGTYHQVIGDDIPHSLVEFAKGANATQLVIGVSRRSRLMAALTGPGIGSTVIRESGNIDVHIVTHAAAGGRFALPRLAGAVTMKRRILGFVLALLGGPLVTWLLASFRSPESITSDVLTYQLLVVLVALIGGIWPALFAAFLSGLTLDFFFVEPIHTITVDEPLHLLALVLYVLNAALVSYVVDQAARRTRAAKRSAAESELLATISGSVLRGQSALQALISRTREAFNLTEVRLIAQGQILVRDGEPTQAAHVTTVPVGVRASLELHGGDLQASERRLLAVIAAQIDAAMEHSALTATANEIGPLAETDRVRSALLTAVSHDLRRPLAAATAAISGLRSTEVTWSASDRDELIATADESLQTLAALVTNLLDVSRVQAGVLGVSLDAIDAEDVILPSLDELKLGPQAIELDLDPDLPTLVADHGLLQRVVVNLLANASRFAPPGTRVRISTSSFGGTVEIRVIDHGPGISPERRDDIFVPFQRLGDTDNLTGLGLGLALSKGFTEGMGGTLEAETTPGGGLTMVISLPEARPQRDQSTAGENYAGTQAERAGTVDQETA
- a CDS encoding response regulator codes for the protein MKILIADDDPQILRALRITLGARGYEIITAVNGTEALNSAIAHRPDIFMLDLGMPELDGIQVIQALRGWTLAPILVVSGRTGAAEKVEALDAGADDYVTKPFSIDELLARIRALTRRVPNEETAPTVRFADIAIDLAAKSVTRNAPTGTELVRLTPTEWQVLEVLVRNAGKLVTRQSLLTDIWGSEHISDTGYLRLYIAQLRKKIEPDPSRPRYLLTESGMGYRFLPDRDSS